Proteins from a genomic interval of Zingiber officinale cultivar Zhangliang chromosome 1B, Zo_v1.1, whole genome shotgun sequence:
- the LOC122014403 gene encoding uncharacterized protein LOC122014403 — protein sequence MIRSRKESGGGRNPISFEPSMDLNALAKMQASSVFSATGSGRGRIERQNPFEDEGSDFLKAFSMTTTKVVNENTNLFDASVKRSREGMNHMAQRRMEAPSTPGRPFVSFSLGHITRKNVPSKWDDAEKWLIGSPCHESPAHVKKPTEMSRIYKENDGVLQKDDAFAENQVRLMEYKVPSLTNTGLDGPCMSAGTNVAFSGASTHVLLKDKFTDNVESTYSNFRFLDPSKEGFLFRSSYLESLKNCTAGVVAEVQVLRRDIGTERTPTGSSSTTRCHTPIKITSPARHNTPADRSGPLVPYNAGIDISELKDCYLAKLDTLVSNWSSREEEEEEVSKSLRHLEISGEKKATTSWEDEERAKLCIRYQREQAKIQAWVNLQNAKAEAQSRKLEVKIQKMRSNLEEKLMKRMAIVHRRAEERRASAQLQHSQQWQRVSEQAYDMKRKQSTPLSGEEACRCFPCNHHHHHHP from the exons ATGATTCGTTCGAGGAAAGAAAGTGGAGGGGGAAGAAACCCCATAAGCTTCGAGCCTTCGATGGATCTCAATGCCCTTGCaaagatgcaagcttcctctgtTTTCTCAGCCACTGGGAGTGGGAGA GGCAGAATCGAGAGACAAAATCCATTTGAAGATGAGGGCTCAGACTTTCTCAAGGCCTTCTCAATGACCACAACCAAGGTGGTTAATGAAAACACAAACCTTTTTGATGCTTCAGTTAAGAGAAGCAGAGAGGGGATGAATCATATGGCGCAAAGGAGGATGGAAGCTCCCTCGACGCCTGGTAGGCCATTCGTCAGCTTCAGCCTCGGGCACATTACGAGGAAGAACGTTCCTTCAAAGTGGGACGATGCAGAGAAGTGGCTGATTGGTAGTCCTTGCCATGAATCACCTGCTCATGTTAAAAAACCAACAGAGATGTCAAGGATTTACAAAGAAAATGATGGTGTCTTGCAGAAAGATGATGCCTTTGCTGAGAACCAGGTGAGGTTGATGGAGTACAAGGTTCCAAGCTTAACCAACACAGGATTGGATGGGCCATGCATGTCTGCTGGCACAAATGTTGCTTTCAGTGGAGCATCTACACATGTACTTCTTAAAG aTAAGTTTACAGACAATGTAGAATCAACATACTCAAACTTCAGATTCTTGGATCCCTCAAAAGAAGGTTTTTTGTTCAGAAGTTCATACTTGGAATCATTGAAAAACTGCACAGCAGGAGTTGTAGCAGAGGTTCAAGTTCTACGCAGAGATATCGGCACTGAAAGGACTCCTACGGGCAGCTCTTCCACGACGAGATGCCACACTCCGATAAAGATCACTTCGCCGGCGAGGCACAACACGCCGGCAGACAGGTCCGGCCCTTTGGTTCCATACAACGCCGGGATTGACATTTCTGAGCTCAAAGATTGTTACTTGGCCAAGCTTGACACACTTGTTTCCAACTGGAGTtctagagaagaggaagaagaggaagtgtcTAAAAGTTTGAGACATTTGGAAataagtggtgaaaagaaggctACTACTTCATGGGAAGACGAGGAGAGAGCAAAGCTCTGTATCAG ATATCAGAGAGAACAAGCAAAAATTCAAGCTTGGGTAAACCTCCAGAATGCAAAAGCTGAAGCACAATCAAGAAAGTTAGAG GTGAAGATACAAAAGATGAGATCAAACTTAGAAGAGAAACTGATGAAGAGAATGGCAATCGTTCATAGAAGGGCTGAGGAACGGAGAGCATCAGCTCAGCTGCAGCATTCTCAACAGTGGCAGAGAGTTTCTGAGCAGGCTTATGACATGAAGAGAAAGCAGAGCACTCCTCTCTCTGGAGAAGAAGCTTGTCGCTGCTTCCCTtgcaaccaccaccaccaccaccacccttaA